One Paralichthys olivaceus isolate ysfri-2021 chromosome 8, ASM2471397v2, whole genome shotgun sequence genomic region harbors:
- the fbxo48 gene encoding F-box only protein 48: MQHEPTRTSSVLFLSERGPSLTSSSKTEPQNFAETLPAEMSVKIFGELDTESLCSASCACKLWHDIIEESEQLWRSQCLLLRAVCQREVDSDRRDGLSWKVTLVRNYTRSCVKRDWLRGRYSHVRSAEELSGRNMTPLDVETWGEILEAELDR; encoded by the exons ATGCAGCATGAGCCGACAAGGACGTCCTCTGTGTTGTTCCTCAGTGAAAGAGGACCGTCTCTGACATCCTCCAGTAAGACTGAGCCTCAGAACTTTGCAGAAACTCTGCCCGCAGAGATGAGCGTGAAGATCTTCGGTGAGTTGGACACAGAGAGTCTGTGCAGCGCCTCGTGCGCCTGCAAACTGTGGCACGACATCATCGAGGAGAGCGAGCAGCTGTGGAGGAGTCAGTGTCTGCTGCTCAGAGCCGTCTGTCAGAGGGAGGTGGACAGTGACCGGAGAGACGGGCTGTCCTGGAAG GTGACGTTGGTGAGGAACTACACCCGCAGCTGCGTGAAGAGAGATTGGCTGAGAGGAAGATACAGTCACGTGAGGTCAGCGGAGGAGCTGAGCGGCAGGAACATGACGCCGCTTGACGTTGAGACGTGGGGAGAGATCCTGGAGGCCGAGTTAGACAGATGA
- the cnrip1a gene encoding CB1 cannabinoid receptor-interacting protein 1a, whose translation MDDVPPLIHLSISLKIQPNDGAVFFKVDGTRFGQTRTIKLLTGSKYKIQVELKPGTVEATNMNIGGIIFPLEQQSRDEDSVIYHGKYDTEGVPHTKSGDRQPVQVSIEFNKAGTFETVWQAKYYNYYKREHCQFGNKFSNIEYECKPNETRTLMWINKETFN comes from the exons ATGGACGACGTTCCCCCGCTCATccacctctccatctccctgAAGATCCAGCCCAACGACGGAGCCGTGTTCTTCAAGGTGGACGGAACCCGCTTCGGTCAGACCCGAACCATCAAACTGCTCACCGGCTCCAAGTACAAGATCCAGGTGGAGCTGAAGCCCGGAACCGTCGAGGCCAC CAACATGAACATTGGAGGCATCATCTTCCCTCTCGAGCAGCAGTCCAGGGACGAGGACTCTGTGATTTATCACGGCAAGTACGACACGGAGGGCGTCCCGCACACTAAGAGCGGAGACCGGCAGCCTGTCCAAGTCAGTATCGAG TTTAACAAGGCAGGGACATTTGAGACAGTCTGGCAGGCGaaatactacaactactacaagAGGGAGCACTGCCAGTTCGGAAACAAGTTCAGCAACATCGAGTACGAATGCAAGCCCAACGAGACACGGACCCTAATGTGGATCAACAAGGAGACGTTCAACTGA
- the ppp3r1b gene encoding calcineurin subunit B type 1b codes for MASVNKTAAEEMRRLGKRFKKLDLDNSGSLSVEEFMSLPELRQNPLVHRVIDIFDTDGDGEVDFQEFIEGVSQFSVRGDKEQKLRFAFRIYDMDKDGYISNGELFQVLKMMVGNNLKDTQLQQIVDKTIVNADKDADGRISFEEFRAVVGGLDIHKKMVAEV; via the exons ATGGCCTCCGTTAACAAGACCGcag CCGAGGAGATGAGGAGGTTGGGAAAGAGGTTTAAGAAACTGGACCTGGATAACTCGGGGTCTCTGAGTGTGGAGGAGTTCATGTCTCTGCCTGAGCTCCGGCAGAATCCGCTGGTTCACAGAGTCATCGACATATTCGACACCGATGGAGACGGCGAAGTCGACTTCCAAG AGTTCATTGAAGGAGTCTCACAGTTCAGCGTCAGAGGTGATAAGGAGCAGAAGCTACGTT TTGCTTTCAGGATCTACGACATGGACAAAGACGGCTACATTTCCAACGGAGAGCTCTTCCAGGTCCTCAAGATGATGGTGGGAAACAACCTGAAGGACACGCAGCTCCAGCAGATCGTCGACAAAACCATCGTCAACGCCGACAAAGACGCAGACGGCAGAATATCCTTTGAGGAGTTCCGTGCG GTCGTCGGGGGGCTGGACATTCACAAGAAGATGGTGGCGGAAGTCTGA
- the etaa1a gene encoding ewing's tumor-associated antigen 1 produces MDPRRGLTGLPLRQRSNRLRRSCRAAHRAADPGSDHTPPPDLNTPTRSCRSGGSAVFSGESPHNDSDLQQDIVWDATSPSANRLSKRGRAPPAGVNISELVSRIAPERGRPEVTEPTLQQWIGDSATIPCTPDVQVPRPKKKSQRSSGVDELLKLAKQFDFNMFRQDVEDVEDVEDVEDEEDVEDVEDVEDEEDVEDVHQQSLELLSEDILDFENNDQDDFPPLLPRGCEPAGTDAHVLLEQHTENDLDFLFDGPTQRVSGTLSQGSSAQTSQVKPALVLSSKEASGKSAAVSTTNSRGRAAHDEFEDDWENDDLLIDSLVLEMTQNPQFTGPMHSSTQKPTCGDQSAVCAAEKGKETQRTTFKLESNPNFSVRIQTWTNSKPAGDDTRSGFSGFPAPSQRLRQTSNSEAQKSWFDQRTSDFSSSASNAALTTATQSFPKKPAALSSLVEPAGVSGVLDEDLDAFFSSEPVWDDPSDDNLLCEMCEDLENQIQSSDNVSAKLTVTSNQRAALQPSNRAWDNRSHQPANQQPVLQKQTGRRLAAVSSSNVTAGVQVNVEQDSFRFAQTKSTSGSTDPRMVASSQVQSAAAAPLRNAIKEQFTFKKPNNPVSTATNKVVGKCSAAEIELKKLRAMERRRQRLQDVTSQLQER; encoded by the exons ATGGACCCTCGGCGCGGGCTGACAGGCCTCCCGCTCAGACAGAGGTCGAACCGGCTGAGGCGGAGCTGCAGAGCCGCTCACAGAGCAGCGGATCCCGGGTCAGatcacacccccccccccg ATCTGAACACACCGACCAGGAGCTGCAGATCCGGAGGATCAGCTGTTTTCAGCGGAGAGTCTCCGCACAACGACTCCGACCTGCAGCAGGACATCGTCTGGGACGCCACGTCTCCATCAGCCAACAGACTCA GTAAAAGAGGAAGAGCGCCTCCTGCAGGCGTGAACATCTCAGAGCTCGTCAGCAGGATCGCTCCAGAG CGCGGAAGACCAGAGGTCACAGAGCCGACGCTGCAGCAGTGGATCGGAGACAGCGCCACCATCCCCTGCACTCCGGACGTTCAAGTCCCCAGACCCAAGAAGAAATCCCAGAG GTCGAGCGGCGTGGACGAGCTGCTGAAGTTGGCCAAACAGTTTGACTTCAACATGTTCCGTCAGGACGTGGAGGACGTGGAGGACGTGGAGGAcgtggaggacgaggaggacgtgGAGGACGTGGAGGAcgtggaggacgaggaggacgtgGAGGACGTGCACCAGCAGAGTCTGGAGCTCCTGTCTGAGGACATCTTGGATTTTGAGAACAACGACCAGGACGATTTTCCCCCTTTGCTTCCCAGAGGCTGTGAACCTGCCGGGACGGACGCACACGTTCTACTGGAGCAACACACGGAGAACGATTTGGACTTTCTATTCGATGGACCGACCCAACGCGTGAGCGGAACTTTAAGTCAGGGGTCGTCTGCTCAGACGTCACAAGTTAAACCTGCTCTCGTTTTATCTTCCAAAGAGGCTTCTGGGAAATCTGCAGCTGTTTCCACCACGAACAGTCGCGGCAGGGCAGCGCACGATGAGTTCGAGGACGACTGGGAAAATGATGACTTGCTAATCGATTCACTGGTTTTGGAAATGACACAGAATCCACAGTTCACTGGTCCGATGCACAGTTCAACACAGAAACCGACCTGTGGAGACCAATCAGCTGTTTGTGCAgcggaaaaaggaaaagagacacaaagaaCAACTTTCAAACTGGAATCAAACCCTAACTTCTCTGTGAGGATCCAGACGTGGACAAACTCCAAACCAGCAGGCGACGACACTCGGAGCGGGTTTTCAGGTTTTCCCGCTCCGTCCCAGCGTCTCAGACAAACGTCAAACTCAGAAGCTCAGAAATCCTGGTTTGATCAGAGGACGAGTGATTTCAGCTCGTCTGCCTCGAACGCAGCTCTGACAACAGCAACTCAGAGTTTCCCAAAGAAACCTGCCGCACTTTCTTCCCTCGTGGAGCCCGCGGGCGTCTCTGGCGTCCTGGATGAGGACCTGGACGCCTTCTTCTCATCGGAGCCGGTTTGGGACGATCCCTCTGACGACAACCtgctgtgtgaaatgtgtgaggACCTGGAGAACCAGATCCAGAGCTCGGACAACGTGTCCGCCAAACTGACTGTGACGTCGAACCAGAGAGCAGCGCTGCAACCGTCCAACAGAGCCTGGGACAACAGGAGCCACCAGCCAGCCAATCAGCAGCCAGTTCTCCAGAAACAAACAGGTCGCCGGCTGGCTGCCGTCTCGTCCTCTAACGTCACTGCAGGCGTTCAGGTGAACGTGGAGCAGGATTCCTTCAGATTCGCTCAGACTAAAAGCACTTCAGGATCCACCGACCCCCGCATGGTGGCGAGCAGCCAGGTCCAGTCAGCTGCTGCGGCGCCGCTGCGTAACGCCATCAAAGAGCAGTTCACCTTCAAGAAGCCAAACAACCCGGTTTCCACGGCAACCAACAAAG tTGTGGGTAAATGCTCGGCAGCAGAGATCGAGCTGAAGAAGCTGCGGGCGATGGAGAGACGACGACAGCGACTGCAGGACGTGACATCACAGCTGCAG GAAAGATGA